From the Colletotrichum lupini chromosome 10, complete sequence genome, one window contains:
- a CDS encoding glycosyl hydrolase family 28 has protein sequence MIFSQAVIIETNIAGRRVKRRCVVVVEALALTSAITSGNQDMIFLGKKKCQLAQVAKTSTKLTEALGRWDHGQESFLGQPSTVPPQSSIHITTRGGTDKGAKFPTKRWITGGDCGFSNPSDCWLVFSVDHGLEIPSISCSRRPDGAVDPGNRHAGNLHNLRIHLSLSSLARIFPNFPPSSRWGSRLVNPSNPMGARLGEPGEPGATARPARDPVRRSADYADGLMREYQDAEREEKRGLDRWNGLCCFSFAQCLLILPLPCYPDFGETSNIFIAEELSIAKRNEYMKTLALWELFWMADHLPRAASLLGNSLGNPTQPPMRVSSIFAVLAAASSALAYSAELIPAGVPRNVDEFRVKHPYQKRSRGCRNTYTLRASENDLDDVSDEFVEGLKLANNGGTLHLPANQTFIIGKPLDLTWLNDIHVHWEGEIKFTNDTPYWQANAFHHPFQNSIMFWKWGGKDVKLYGQGVLNGNGQRWWNEFAGLEILDPTNAYLRPILFYAENATGLSIEGIHFKDSPCWTTFIVTSKDISFTDVIVTAETNNHTAEPKNTDFFDSLNVEDVRVKRAWVNIGDDCFSPKSNATNVHVDTMYCNGTHGQSIGSLGQYAGEKSFVKDVVIENVWMLNGQHGARLKTWAGPNIGYGFIDNVTFRNFWQANNEYTAFIDSCYFNINATTCAAYPSQMNISNILFENFSGYSSGKYGRAVAKLTCSTNPNAVCDNIQFKNFNITTPCGGDPVILCDGIKGDIGTPCVSATSDEGKAALAANHSMGGQALQGLISDRLTLVSECESCQMSGVKMVTKSYLVVTT, from the exons ATGATATTCTCGCAAGCTGTGATCATTGAGACCAATATCGCTGGACGACGCGTGAAGAGACGGTGTGTGGTCGTGGTTGAAGCCTTGGCGCTCACTTCGGCAATTACCTCCGGAAATCAAGACATGATATTTCTTGGCAAAAAGAAATGCCAACTGGCCCAAGTGGCCAAGACATCGACCAAGTTGACTGAAGCTTTGGGGCGTTGGGACCACGGACAGGAGTCCTTTCTTGGCCAACCCTCCACAGTTCCTCCACAATCCTCTATCCACATCACGACGCGGGGGGGAACTGACAAGGGAGCAAAATTTCCAACAAAGAGATGGATCACTGGGGGAGATTGCGGCTTT TCGAATCCATCCGATTGTTGGCTAGTTTTCTCCGTTGACCACGGTCTAGAAATTCCATCAATCAGTTGCTCGCGTAGACCAGACGGCGCAGTCGACCCTGGAAACCGACATGCAGGCAACCTGCACAATCTCCGAATCCACCTCAGCTTAAGCTCGTTGGCTCGCATCTTCCCCAACTTCCCCCCCTCGTCGCGATGGGGTTCGAGGCTGGTCAACCCTTCAAACCCCATGGGCGCACGGCTGGGGGAGCCTGGAGAGCCTGGGGCTACTGCGAGGCCGGCGAGAGACCCGGTGCGGCGGTCTGCTGATTACGCGGATGGACTGATGCGGGAGTACCAGGACGCTGAACGAGAGGAGAAACGAGGGCTTGATAGGTGGAATGGGTTGTGTTGTTTCTCCTTCGCGCAGTGC CTGCTTATTCTACCCCTGCCATGTTACCCCGACTTTGGAGAGACGTCGAATATTTTCATAGCCGAAGAGCT GTCCATTGCCAAGCGGAACGAGTATATGAAGACGCTCGCGCTCTGGGAGTTGTTCTGGATGGCTGATCACCTCCCCCGAGCAGCCTCCTTACTTGGCAACTCACTTGGCAATCCCACTCAACCTC CCATGAGAGTCTCTTCCATCTTCGCCGTCCTGGCGGCTGCCAGCAGCGCCCTTGCCTACTCGGCCGAGTTGATTCCGGCCGGCGTCCCTCGCAACGTGGACGAGTTCCGCGTTAAGCACCCTTACCAGAAGCGATCCAGGGGCTGCCGCAACACCTACACTCTGCGCGCCTCGGAGAACGACCTGGATGACGTCTCTGACGAGTTTGTCGAGGGCCTGAAGCTGGCCAACAACGGCGGCACTCTGCACCTCCCCGCAAACCAGACATTCATCATTGGCAAGCCTCTCGATCTGACGTGGCTCAATGATATCCACGTCCACTGGGAGGGTGAGATCAAGTTCACCAACGACACCCCGTACTGGCAGGCCAATGCCTTCCACCATCCGTTCCAGAACTCCATCATGTTCTGGAAGTGGGGAGGCAAGGACGTCAAGCTGTACGGCCAGGGTGTCTTGAACGGCAACGGTCAGAGATGGTGGAACGAGTTTGCCGGTCTTGA GATTCTGGACCCCACAAACGCCTACCTCCGGCCTATCCTGTTTTATGCGGAGAACGCGACCGGATTGTCCATTGAGGGCATCCACTTCAAGGACTCTCCTTGCTGGACTACCTTCATTGTGACTT CCAAGGACATCTCCTTCACCGACGTCATTGTCACCGCCGAGACCAACAACCACACTGCCGAGCCCAAGAACACCGACTTCTTCGACTCTCTGAACGTTGAAGATGTCCGCGTCAAGCGCGCCTGGGTGAACATTGGTGACGACTGCTTCTCCCCCAAGTCCAACGCCACCAACGTCCACGTCGACACCATGTACTGCAACGGCACCCACGGACAGTCCATCGGATCTCTTGGTCAGTACGCCGGCGAGAAGAGCTTCGTCAAGGACGTCGTCATTGAGAACGTCTGGATGCTCAACGGCCAGCACGGTGCCCGCCTCAAGACCTGGGCCGGCCCCAACATTGGCTACGGCTTTATCGACAACGTCACCTTCCGCAACTTCTGGCAGGCAAACAACGAGTACACGGCCTTCATTGACTCGTGCTACTTCAACATCAACGCCACCACCTGCGCTGCGTACCCCTCCCAGATGAACATCAGCAACATTCTGTTTGAGAACTTCTCTGGATACTCGAGCGGCAAGTACGGCCGTGCTGTCGCTAAGCTTACTTGCTCCACCAACCCGAACGCCGTCTGCGACAACATTCAGTTCAAGAACTTCAACATCACTACCCCGTGCGGTGGTGACCCCGTCATTCTCTGCGACGGTATCAAGGGAGACATTGGGACGCCCTGCGTTTCCGCCACTAGTGATGAGGGTAAGGCTGCCCTGGCGGCCAA CCACTCCATGGGAGGTCAGGCCCTTCAAGGGTTGATTAGTGATCGGCTTACACTCGTCTCTGAATGCGAGTCGTGCCAGATGTCAGGAGTCAAGATGGTGACCAAGTCGTACCTTGTAGTGACGACATAG
- a CDS encoding infection structure specific protein: MYTKTALIAVLAGSATAVFDVRPDRIRRDVVPRQTELSADPCLNALGTVYANAPTPPPKILSYEMTAPPQTDPCSITVPAELSAEYSSYTSELLSWVDANSASIASAVSVCSTLSEFETEIPLCTAELGSGATESGSSAPKTTAAGGDFPKSTGETKTGAAAGTGAGVTSGRNNPTQVPVNVGTRQTGMIAAAAVAAGLVGVAAFL; the protein is encoded by the coding sequence ATGTACACCAAGACCGCCCTGATCGCCGTCCTGGCCGGTTCAGCGACCGCCGTCTTCGACGTCAGACCGGACCGCATCCGTCGCGATGTCGTTCCCCGTCAGACTGAGCTCTCCGCCGACCCATGCCTCAATGCCCTAGGCACAGTCTACGCCAACGCACCCACTCCTCCTCCCAAGATTCTCTCCTATGAGATGACTGCTCCTCCTCAAACCGACCCTTGCAGCATCACTGTCCCTGCGGAGCTGAGCGCCGAGTACTCGAGCTATACCTCGGAGCTTCTGAGCTGGGTCGACGCCAACTCGGCCTCGATCGCGTCGGCAGTGTCCGTTTGCTCCACTCTCTCCGAGTTTGAGACCGAGATCCCGCTCTGCACGGCGGAACTCGGTAGTGGTGCTACGGAGTCTGGCTCTTCTGCACCAAAGACCACGGCTGCTGGCGGTGATTTTCCCAAGTCTACCGGCGAGACAAAGACTGGAGCTGCCGCTGGCACAGGTGCCGGTGTCACAAGCGGCCGTAACAACCCAACGCAGGTTCCCGTCAACGTTGGAACCCGTCAGACCGGCATGATCGCAGCCGCTGCCGTTGCCGCTGGTCTTGTCGGTGTTGCCGCGTTTTTGTAA